GATACACCATGCACTCCCGCGCGGAGCGCGGCGCCGTGCCGTGCGTCTCACTAGAGCGCGAGCACCTCAGCTTCCTTCTTCTTCGAGAGCTCGTCCACGCGGCCCACGAACTTGTCGGTCGTCTTCTGAATGGCGTCGTGGCCGCGACGCTCCTCGTCCTGGGACACCTTCTTGTCCTTGGCGAGGCCCTTCAGCTTGTCGTTGGCCTCGCGCCGGACGTTCCGGATCGCCACCCGGGCGTCCTCCGCGAACTTGTGCACGGTCTTGGCGAGCTGCTTGCGCCGGTCCTCGGTGAGGTTTGGCAGGGTGAGACGGATCACCTTACCGTCGTTGGCGGGCGTGAGGCCGAGATCCGACTTCGAGATCGCCTTCTCGATGTTGTGCATCTGGCTCGTGTCCCACGGCTGGATCAGCAGCGTCTTCGGATCGGGCACGGAGATGGAGGCCAGCTGATTGATCGGCGTGATGTTGCCGTAGGCCTCGACGCGGAGCGAGTCGAGGAGCGCGGTGTTGGCGCGCCCCGTGCGCACCCCGCCGAACTCGCGGATGAGCAGATCCACCGCCGCCTGCATGCGCGTCTCCATGTCCTTGAGCAAGGCTTCGTGCATGGCGCTCACTCCTTGAGGGGGCCGGCCTCGGCGGACACCACCGAGCCCACCGGCTCGCCCATCACGATCCTGCGGATGTTGCCGCTGCGCGTGAGGTCGAACACCACGATGGGAAGCTTGTTCTCCATGCAGAGCGAGATCGCGGTCGTGTCCATCACCTGGAGCCCGCGATTGAGCACCTCGATGTAGCCGATCCGGGTCAGCTTGGTCGCGGCGGGATCCTTGGCGGGATCCGCCGTGTAGATGCCGTCCACCTTGGTCGCCTTCAGGATGGCCTCGGCGCCGATCTCCACCGCGCGCAGCGCGCCCGCGGTGTCCGTGGTGAAGAACGGGTTGCCGGTGCCGGCAGCGAACACCACCACCCGCCCCTTTTCCAGGTGACGGATGGCGCGGCGGCGGATGTACGGCTCGGCCACCGCCCGCATCTCGATGGCGGAGAGCACTCGCGTGGCCACCCCCGCCTTCTCGATGGCGTCCTGGAGGGCGAGGGCGTTGATGACGGTGGCGAGCATGCCCATGTAGTCGCCGGTGGCGCGCTCCATCCCGCCCGCGCTGGCCGCGAGCCCGCGGAAGATGTTGCCGCCGCCGATGACCACCGCGACCTGCACGCCCAGGTTCACGACCTCGCGGATCTCGTCCGCGATGCGGGCCTGGGTCTCCGGATCGATGCCGTAGCCCCGGTTGCCCGCGAGGGCCTCGCCCGAGACCTTCAACAGGATCCGGCGGTAGGCAGCGGGCAACTACGCGCCCTCGCCCACCTGGAAGCGCGCGAAGCGCTTGACCACGACGCGCTCGCCCATCTTCGCCGTGGCCTGGTCGACCATGTCCTTGATCCGCAGCTTGCCGGTGGCGTCGCGGATGAAGGGCTGGTCGAGCAGGCACTGCTCTGCGTAGAACTTGTCGAGCTTGCCCTCGATGATCTTGTCGAGCATCTGGGGGGGCTTCTTCTGGTCGGCCATCTGCTCGCGGTAGATCTCCCGCTCCTTCTCGATCACCGCCGCGGGCACGTGCTCGCGCGCGACGTACGACGGGTTGGCCGCCGCCACCTGCATGGCGATGTCCTTCACGAGCTGCTGGAAATCCTCGGTGCGGGCCACGAAGTCGGTCTCGCAGTTGATCTCCACCAGCACGCCGATCTTCGCCCCGGGGTGGATGTAGGCATGCACCACCCCGTCCTTGGCGTCACGGTGCGCCTTCTTGGCCGCGTCGGCGAGGCCTTTCTTCCGGAGAAACTCCACGGCGCCCGCGAGGTCTCCCTGGGAGGAGTCCAGCGCGGCCTTGCAGTCCATCATTCCCGCTCCGGTACGCTCCCGGAGCTCCTTCACCATCTCGGCGGATGCCATGCGGGTCGGTCTCCTCGATCCTGTCCTAGGCGCCGGGCTCGGCCGACGCGGTCATCTCGGCTTCCGTCACCACCGGCAGGTCCGGGGAGGCGGGAATCTCCTCCGACTCCTCCTTGGCCAGGGTGCCCCGCCCCTCGTTGATGGCGTCGGCCATGCGCGCGGTGATGAGCCGGACCGCGCGGATGGCGTCGTCGTTGCCGGGAATCGGGTAGTCGATGACGGTGGGGTCGCAGTTGGTGTCCACGATGGCCACGATGGGGATGGCCAGGCGCCGCGCTTCCTCCA
This sequence is a window from Candidatus Methylomirabilota bacterium. Protein-coding genes within it:
- the frr gene encoding ribosome recycling factor, encoding MHEALLKDMETRMQAAVDLLIREFGGVRTGRANTALLDSLRVEAYGNITPINQLASISVPDPKTLLIQPWDTSQMHNIEKAISKSDLGLTPANDGKVIRLTLPNLTEDRRKQLAKTVHKFAEDARVAIRNVRREANDKLKGLAKDKKVSQDEERRGHDAIQKTTDKFVGRVDELSKKKEAEVLAL
- the pyrH gene encoding UMP kinase, producing the protein MPAAYRRILLKVSGEALAGNRGYGIDPETQARIADEIREVVNLGVQVAVVIGGGNIFRGLAASAGGMERATGDYMGMLATVINALALQDAIEKAGVATRVLSAIEMRAVAEPYIRRRAIRHLEKGRVVVFAAGTGNPFFTTDTAGALRAVEIGAEAILKATKVDGIYTADPAKDPAATKLTRIGYIEVLNRGLQVMDTTAISLCMENKLPIVVFDLTRSGNIRRIVMGEPVGSVVSAEAGPLKE
- the tsf gene encoding translation elongation factor Ts; the protein is MASAEMVKELRERTGAGMMDCKAALDSSQGDLAGAVEFLRKKGLADAAKKAHRDAKDGVVHAYIHPGAKIGVLVEINCETDFVARTEDFQQLVKDIAMQVAAANPSYVAREHVPAAVIEKEREIYREQMADQKKPPQMLDKIIEGKLDKFYAEQCLLDQPFIRDATGKLRIKDMVDQATAKMGERVVVKRFARFQVGEGA